In a genomic window of Candidatus Rokuibacteriota bacterium:
- a CDS encoding metalloregulator ArsR/SmtB family transcription factor: MKQPARGAQLQAFKAEFFKALAHPIRIRILELLVSGERSVHELQKALGVDQPTVSQQLAVLRAKNIVEAHKTGTAVRYTVRDAALRGLLEVARRIFDNHLIGTQTMLRDLRREARHR, translated from the coding sequence ATGAAGCAGCCGGCGCGCGGCGCGCAGCTCCAGGCTTTCAAGGCGGAATTCTTCAAGGCCCTGGCGCACCCGATCCGCATCCGCATCCTCGAGCTCCTCGTCTCAGGCGAGCGGAGCGTGCATGAGCTCCAGAAGGCGCTCGGCGTCGACCAGCCCACCGTCTCCCAGCAACTCGCCGTGCTGAGGGCCAAGAACATTGTCGAGGCCCACAAGACGGGCACGGCCGTGCGCTACACCGTTCGCGACGCCGCCCTCCGGGGGTTGCTCGAGGTCGCCCGTCGGATCTTCGACAACCACCTGATCGGCACTCAGACGATGCTCCGCGACCTGCGACGGGAGGCGCGTCACCGGTAG